GTTAGCCTCCGGCAGGGAAAGCCTGCATTGCATATTGCTTATGGAGATATAAAAGTGAAACAGGTGATCGTTGCAGGAAAGATAAGCCGTCTGGCATAGTGTCGTATTTACGGATTTCTTGATTTACGAATTTAGGAATTTGAAATGCAGCGAAGATTGGAATATGTCCCGCTGCATTTCAAATTCCTAAATTCGTAAATCAAGAAATCCGTAAATGATTAATAATAATTGGTTTTGCTTAATGCTTTTTCATCGATAGGATCTTCTTCGAGATATCTTTCCAGGCTATCATTCAGTTCATTCATCCATTTTGTATGATGTTTTACAGCATTTGTATCATCAATAACGGAAGTATATACTTTATCCCGGTAGGTTAATATATTCTCCTCTTTATCTTTCAGCCAGCTTTTAAACATGTCTGCTACTTTATCCAGGTTAAAATCCGGGTAGTCTGTTCTATCGATCAGATCTCTTAAATACGCTGTCTGAAAATCTACATGCTCACAGCTTGTGACTGATTTTGCTTCTTCCTCCATCCAGTTTTTAATATCTGCATCCCTGTCTTCTTTAGCGGGCAATGTAATTTTACCCAGCATATAATCCCTGGCAAACCAGGCTTGCGTATCAAACATATTGAAAGTATAGTATTGATCCTGCATGCCTAAATAAATTAACTGTGGTAATTCATTAAACACAACGCCCTTGTATAAACTATCCGGATACAAACAGTTTCTTGTTTTTAGGCGGAGCGAATCCGGTAGGAAAGGGAATTTATGCTGATATCCTGTACAGAATATTACCGCATCATATGCCTTATGACTTCCATCTTTTAAGTATGCCTTACTATCTTCAAAATGTGTTACTAACGGAACTTCTTTTATCCCATCAGGCCATTTACAATTGATCGGATTTGTTCTATAGGAAATGGTCACTGATTTAGCGCCGTGTTTATAACATTGAACAGCGATATCTTCAGCAGAATAACTACTACCGATTAAAAGGATATCCTGGTTAATAAACTGGTCTGCTCCCCTGAAATCATGCGCGTGCATAACTGCTCCGGGAAAGTTTTCAATCCCTTTAAAATAGGGGAGGTTGGGCGTAGAGAAGTGTCCCGTACCAACTACCAGGTAATCAAAATTTTCTTCAAAGGTTTCGTTTTTAACTAAGTCGTCGAAAACTACCCTGAATTGTTTAGTATCGTTATTGTAATCTACCCATCTGGCAACCGTATTAAACTGGATGTATTTCCGGGCATTACTTTGTTTGATTCTTCCCTGTATATAATCGAATAAAACTTCTCTTGGTGGATAGGAGGATATGGGTTGCCCAAAGTGTTCCAGAAAAGTATAATCAGCAAATTCTAAACATTCTTTGGGTCCGTTGGACCAAAGGTATTTATACATACTGCCATGCAGAGGTTCGCCATATTTTCCGACACCTGTACGCCAGGTATAGTTCCACATGCCACCCCAGTTATCTTGTTTTTCAAAACATTTAACCTGGGGGATTTTGTTGCCTTTTTTTTCTTCTGATTCGAATGCTCTCAGCATTGCCAGACCACTTGGTCCGGCACCAATGATACCTACTTTTAAATCCATATTTGTTATTAAATTTAATTGAATATTAGCTATAAAGAATTATAGTAATAATTGAATAAAATAATGTGATTAGCTGATCAGATAATCAGCAGTGGTGGCGCATAATGCGCCGGGTGTAACACGCAATAAGTTAAGTTAGAAATATAGTATTAAAACTATATAATGAAGTGGGTAAAGCTAAGGTTCGAGAGGGATCTTCGACCTTTTACGTGTAAATAAAGTTTTTGACTTATTGAATATATTTGTGATAAACTACCCATATTATGCAAAGGTAAGAAAAAAAGGGCAGTTGTCCCAATTTGTGGGTATACACCAGATCCCTGTTGCGCTAACTTTGGGTTTATTCCCTGGTTTCAATTTGTTTTCCTGTCTGTTTATCGAAATGTTATCTTTATTCCGTAAAACGGTATAACAGTTTTGAAGAGTAAAGACCAGCGACAGAAAATAGCCTTACTTATTTTGTAAATATTCATACGTTATGGGAGCAAATAATGCTGTTTACCGGGAAAAGGGGGAAATCTATCATTCTGATACCTGTGAGCCCTTGCTGGACGCCTGGAGGTTTGGTGAAATACAACTGGAAGCATGGGCGCGTTTAAGTTATCCGGGCTACCGGATGAATACAGGGGTGCTTTCCGGTATCAATACTATCGGTTACTGGGATGCCCAGCGTACGCAGGAATGGGGACTGGACTGGCATCGTAATGAGGGGATAGAAATTACTTTCCTGGAAACAGGGACTTCCGCTTTTGCGATGGAAGATAGTACACATACTATGACACCGGATGAATTTACGATTACCCGTCCCTGGCAGTTACATAAGGTAGGCAATCCTTTTGTTGGTGTGGGCCGGCTGCATTGGCTGATACTGGACGTAGGGGTGCGGCATCCGCACCAGGAATGGAAGTGGCCTTCCTGGATATTGCTGAACAAGACAGACATTGAAGAGCTGTCGAAAATGCTACGGCAGAACGAACAGCCGGTATGGAAAGCGAATGCCGATATCCGGAGATGTTTTCAGAAGATAGGGCAGTTGATAAAGCACGACAGGGCCGCCGGAAATGAATCCTGGGTAGCCATTTATGTGAACGAATTATTATTACATATACTTAACTTATTCCGGCAGGGTACTTTTAGTTTTAATGAAGCCCTTACCAACAGCAGCCGGACAGTAGAGCTTTTTATAAAAGAGTTACAGGAGAGTTTTCATGAGCCGTGGACATTGGAAAGTATGGCAGAACATTGTGGTTTGGGGGTGACCCGTTTTGTACACTACTTCCGGCAAATAGCCAACAGTACACCTATGCAGTACCTTAATTATGTACGGGTAACCGCTGCCGCGGTTCAACTGATAGAACATCCTGCTACCAATATCAGCGGGATTGGTTACAGCTGTGGGTTTTCCAGCAGCCAGTATTTTTCTACCGTTTTCCGCAAACAATTTGGTTGCTCACCCGCTACATACCGGACAACAAAATTGTCAGGTCTCCGGCACATCAAAGCTGCGGCGCCGGAGAATCCGCCTGTATCATAATATCTTCCCGGCAGGAGTGATTTGTTTTCCCCGAAAAGTTCTCCGTTTGTTTGGAT
The Chitinophaga sp. MM2321 DNA segment above includes these coding regions:
- a CDS encoding AraC family transcriptional regulator, translating into MGANNAVYREKGEIYHSDTCEPLLDAWRFGEIQLEAWARLSYPGYRMNTGVLSGINTIGYWDAQRTQEWGLDWHRNEGIEITFLETGTSAFAMEDSTHTMTPDEFTITRPWQLHKVGNPFVGVGRLHWLILDVGVRHPHQEWKWPSWILLNKTDIEELSKMLRQNEQPVWKANADIRRCFQKIGQLIKHDRAAGNESWVAIYVNELLLHILNLFRQGTFSFNEALTNSSRTVELFIKELQESFHEPWTLESMAEHCGLGVTRFVHYFRQIANSTPMQYLNYVRVTAAAVQLIEHPATNISGIGYSCGFSSSQYFSTVFRKQFGCSPATYRTTKLSGLRHIKAAAPENPPVS
- a CDS encoding NAD(P)/FAD-dependent oxidoreductase, whose product is MDLKVGIIGAGPSGLAMLRAFESEEKKGNKIPQVKCFEKQDNWGGMWNYTWRTGVGKYGEPLHGSMYKYLWSNGPKECLEFADYTFLEHFGQPISSYPPREVLFDYIQGRIKQSNARKYIQFNTVARWVDYNNDTKQFRVVFDDLVKNETFEENFDYLVVGTGHFSTPNLPYFKGIENFPGAVMHAHDFRGADQFINQDILLIGSSYSAEDIAVQCYKHGAKSVTISYRTNPINCKWPDGIKEVPLVTHFEDSKAYLKDGSHKAYDAVIFCTGYQHKFPFLPDSLRLKTRNCLYPDSLYKGVVFNELPQLIYLGMQDQYYTFNMFDTQAWFARDYMLGKITLPAKEDRDADIKNWMEEEAKSVTSCEHVDFQTAYLRDLIDRTDYPDFNLDKVADMFKSWLKDKEENILTYRDKVYTSVIDDTNAVKHHTKWMNELNDSLERYLEEDPIDEKALSKTNYY